From Lewinellaceae bacterium:
TTTCCGTGGTTGAGGCCCGCCAGTTTGTTCACCCCGCTGAAGGCGGCGTCCAGGTATTTTTTGCGTTTTTGAATGTCTTCATGGGCAGCGGGATCGCCCCACCAGGTGAAATGGAGCTTGTCAACAGGGGCGTCGTCAAAACGGATCTTGGACATCGGTTTTGGGTTTGGTGGTAAATAGGATTGTTGTTTTTGTGGAGTGTTTGTGGGTGGGTTAGAGAGCGAAGCAGGCTGGGGCAAGATAGGGATTTATTTGGAATGGTGTAGAACGGGCGGCTGATGTGAATATTGTAAGGTGCTCCGTAGGTACAACCCTCAGCTGGTTGCCATCGTGCATATCATTTGTAAAGGATTAAAAATTATCTTGATTTTCCGGTTGAAATCCTTTCAACCTAGATCATTGTTGATCTGACTAAAGATTTATCCAAAAATGTGAAAGTCTTACCAAACTGCCGGAAATTCGGGAATGAACGGAAGTAAGTTTTCCAATTTTTTTAGAGTATTCCAAAGATAGCTGTTCCGTCATTTCCCATCCTTGTTCAATTATCCATTGGTTAATCTGGCCATACCAATGATTAAAACCACTATCGAAAATATAGGCAACAATGCCATTGCGGCTAAGTAAGTTGCCTTCATCATCTAAGCCATGTACTTCATTTTTAAATCGCTCGATAGCCCCAAACTTCCCGAAGACGTATTCTTTTTCTCTTTTCCCACCTTTTTTATCAGTTGGAAGTTTTTTTGCTTCAATGCAATAGATAACCTCCATATTAACATCAATAGTGTTCAACCGGGCTGCAATATCTGTTCGTTTAGGATGCCCTTTTTGATTTCGTTTTTTTTGAGGCTTTTCAGGTTGGAAAGCGAATGGGTGTTCGATATTTTCAGCATTAAATTTTGCTTTCCGGGTCAAATGCAGGTAAAGTAATTCTGAGATTTCATTTTCACTTTGGATACCCTTCACATTCCTTTCATCTGAAAAATCTGGCAAATACCTTTCTAAAAATGCGATCAATCTATCAATATGACTACTTGATGATGCCCCTTCCGGGATGTTTTGATATGGTATGTGAATCGGATGGGAAGAGTTGTCCATTGCTAAAATCCGGTTCGTTTGAGGTCTGCGAATGTTTCGTCGGCATCCCGTAAAGCAATGGATTTTAACCAATAACGTATGGACTTCGGCTTGATCAATATCAATACATCATACCCGTCAATGTGCAGATATTCTCGTAAAACTCTGGCAATGCGCAAGTTTCGCCTGCTAGTGTTATACAACAACTTCTCTATGCCGGGCAAACCTTCACCAAGTATCTCAGGTAATACTTCAGGGCCGGGCTTGCCATAGCAAAAAACATAAGCGACAACAGCCTCAGTTTTTTCGCATTTGAACCCCCGCACAAACCACTTTTGCCCTTTTTGTTCATAAATGGGATTGAGCACCTTGCAGAAAACCTCACCGTATTCCTTTAGGGCTTTGTCATCAACAGGTTGGCTCAGTGGAGAATTGACGCTGGCAGCATTCGATTTAATGTAATAGTCAAGGACATCATCTTGAACAATTGTTTCGCTGAAGCCTAACTGTAGGTCTTCAATAACTTCCGGCAATGGAATGTTCATAATATCTTCCTTGCGTAATACGGAGGGGGAAAGATTAATACCTGCTTCGCTACTTGTACTTATAGTAAAAAATTGGTTTAGCTTGCTATTATCTAATAGCGTATAGTATAATTGCCGTATTTCGTTTAAGTGTTTTTCAGGAGCATGTATGCCCACTATTCTATGTTTAAAACAAAGATATTCTTCTGAAAAAGCTATTGGAATTTGTTCTTGTCCTAAGTTTTCTTTGATTAAAATATGAGGCGGGTGAAAAATTGCTTTGTTTTTCTCTGCCCTTCTATAAAAATGAGTAGCTTTTTCAATGTAAATCTTTTCAATTCCTTTTTCTGTGAAAAAATCAGTATCAATCGTATATTTTCCTGTAATCCAATCTGCCTGCTTTCCATTTTTCCCAATGATATAACCTTCAGCACATACCCAGCCCTCTTTTTCTTTCTCCTTGATAAATTTTCCCAAACTACTCAGACTACTCAAATAATCCACCAGCCGGAGCAACCGCCTCCCACCCAAAAGATTGGCTTTCCAGACAAATGGGTTTTCAAGAGCTGTTTTGTAATTGACTTTGTAAAAATCGTAGTGGTCAACTTCAAAATAAAAGCGCTCTTCGGCTACCCTGCTTCTTTTGATTACGATGTGAATTAGGCTCTTTGGTTCAACCTCTTCTAAATCTGAAGCGACGGTTGCGCATACGGCCACATTCGTGCTGCGGTGAAACAACTTATCGCTCAAATGAGTAAAGTCAATAATCCTGGAAACCCGGAAATTCCGAAAGAAATACGCCCTGTACCCAATAGAGTTTTTGTTATAAATCCAAGCGCCGGAGGGAAGGATAAAACATATCTTTCCGCCAGGTTTTCTGAGAAGGACAGCTTTATCCCAAAAGAACAATGCCAGGTTATCGTCGTTCAATGGATGATTCGGTTCAACGTTAAACTCATTCTTAATATACTGGATATATGCTTTGTTTGTAGATCCGGCTGGAGGATTAAAAGGTGGGTTCCCAATGACTAAATCATAACTTTCATTTTGCAGAATATCGTTGTATAATTCGAAAAAATTAGCTGTCCGGATATTTCTCTCGCCCATTTCTTCATCAAAGCGAAGCTCATTCCAGATTTGCATCGGCGAAAGCTTGTCGCACAATGCGATGCATATACTGAAGTTACTGATCAGAGTCGCCCCCTCTTCTATATCAATGCCAAAAACATTGTTTTTGATTATTCGCTGAATAACGTCAATGCCAGG
This genomic window contains:
- a CDS encoding N-6 DNA methylase — encoded protein: MDSVSILSKFDMEPGKGLIWVAQPGDAANDSEVLAIEEAKKFKADAIYFRRYGEVGYSVPQVYIYERDFLDEDLVEVHTKLWSSGAVPLFYIVTASQIKIFNCTKSVEIKKGGHPVSDPLKKFNLIGSIQDGLEYKKFSAKLFDNGTFWEENGEILNLANSPYQKLLDSLLAAKRDLEKKYPKRELAPSTINKLLIIGILVRYLEDKEDENGVKLLAVSRDLYDKFPGCRQFTDILRKGYILDFLEELDEKFNGKIFDLNVTEKRELAKADLNFVAAVFDADIESKSRQYVIWKLYSFNHLPIELISGIYEAFLKKEKGVVYTPPFLVNTLIDECMPLHKAEELFKEETFRVLDPACGSGIFLVAALKRMIQWKAILHFKSTGEVTYPGIDVIQRIIKNNVFGIDIEEGATLISNFSICIALCDKLSPMQIWNELRFDEEMGERNIRTANFFELYNDILQNESYDLVIGNPPFNPPAGSTNKAYIQYIKNEFNVEPNHPLNDDNLALFFWDKAVLLRKPGGKICFILPSGAWIYNKNSIGYRAYFFRNFRVSRIIDFTHLSDKLFHRSTNVAVCATVASDLEEVEPKSLIHIVIKRSRVAEERFYFEVDHYDFYKVNYKTALENPFVWKANLLGGRRLLRLVDYLSSLSSLGKFIKEKEKEGWVCAEGYIIGKNGKQADWITGKYTIDTDFFTEKGIEKIYIEKATHFYRRAEKNKAIFHPPHILIKENLGQEQIPIAFSEEYLCFKHRIVGIHAPEKHLNEIRQLYYTLLDNSKLNQFFTISTSSEAGINLSPSVLRKEDIMNIPLPEVIEDLQLGFSETIVQDDVLDYYIKSNAASVNSPLSQPVDDKALKEYGEVFCKVLNPIYEQKGQKWFVRGFKCEKTEAVVAYVFCYGKPGPEVLPEILGEGLPGIEKLLYNTSRRNLRIARVLREYLHIDGYDVLILIKPKSIRYWLKSIALRDADETFADLKRTGF